In a genomic window of Rhinatrema bivittatum unplaced genomic scaffold, aRhiBiv1.1, whole genome shotgun sequence:
- the LOC115081992 gene encoding homeobox protein Nkx-2.5-like, with amino-acid sequence MFPSPVTSTPFSVKDILKLEQQQQTAPAGAELASSCMLATYPGTAAILSELSQELARCETPPKAPPASFSTSLYGNSCTPMDPRKAPKVDRKDLCALQRHLEPEKGVPEGSERPRPRKRRKPRVLFSQAQVYELERRFKQQKYLSAPEREHLAGALKLSPTQVKIWFQNRRYKCKRQRQDQSLELVALPPPRRIAVPVLVRDGKPCLGEPAPYSSAYNVSLSPYPYSAYPAYPGPACSANYSCSYPSGPGGQPAPAASPLVNFGAGELGSGPLQQAAGGATLHGIRAW; translated from the exons ATGTTCCCCAGCCCGGTGACCTCCACGCCTTTTTCCGTGAAGGACATCTTgaagctggagcagcagcagcagacggCCCCAGCCGGGGCAGAGCTGGCCTCCTCGTGCATGCTGGCCACTTACCCGGGGACTGCTGCGATCCTGTCCGAGCTCAGCCAGGAGCTGGCCCGCTGTGAGACCCCTCCCAAGGCCCCCCCGGCCAGTTTCAGCACTTCCCTGTATGGCAACAGCTGCACCCCAATGGACCCCCGAAAGGCCCCCAAAGTGGACAGGAAAG ACCTTTGCGCCCTGCAGAGACACCTGGAGCCGGAGAAGGGCGTCCCGGAGGGCTCGGAGCGGCCGAGGCCACGGAAGCGGCGGAAGCCCCGCGTGCTCTTCTCGCAGGCCCAGGTCTACGAGCTGGAGAGGCGCTTCAAGCAGCAGAAGTACCTCTCGGCCCCGGAGCGGGAGCACCTGGCCGGCGCCCTGAAGCTCAGCCCCACCCAGGTCAAGATCTGGTTCCAGAACCGCAGGTACAAGTGCAAACGGCAGCGGCAGGACCAGAGCCTGGAACTGGTGGCGCTGCCCCCGCCCCGGAGGATCGCGGTGCCGGTGCTGGTGAGGGACGGCAAACCGTGCCTGGGGGAGCCGGCGCCCTACAGCTCGGCCTACAACGTCAGCCTGAGCCCTTACCCTTACAGCGCCTACCCCGCCTACCCCGGCCCGGCCTGCAGCGCCAACTACAGCTGCAGCTACCCCTCCGGGCCAGGCGGGCAGCCTGCCCCCGCCGCCAGCCCCCTGGTGAACTTCGGGGCCGGGGAGCTGGGCTCCGGCCCCCTGCAGCAGGCCGCAGGTGGGGCCACTCTGCACGGGATCCGCGCTTGGTAA